The following proteins are co-located in the Chloroflexota bacterium genome:
- a CDS encoding BrnT family toxin: MSHPFYDFEWNAAKAAANLKKHGVSFEEGATAFEDDHAYIQADELHSDEEARQTLLGYSERNRLLAVSFAPRAPNLIRIISVRKATPRERECYEETSDV, from the coding sequence ATGTCGCATCCGTTTTACGATTTTGAGTGGAACGCCGCCAAAGCCGCAGCAAATCTGAAAAAGCACGGCGTCAGTTTTGAAGAAGGCGCGACGGCGTTTGAGGACGACCATGCGTACATCCAAGCCGATGAACTACATTCCGATGAGGAGGCGCGACAAACCCTACTGGGGTACTCGGAGCGCAATCGTTTGTTGGCCGTCTCATTTGCACCACGCGCGCCCAACCTGATTCGGATTATTAGTGTTCGCAAGGCGACCCCCAGAGAGCGAGAGTGCTATGAAGAAACAAGTGATGTCTAA
- a CDS encoding site-specific DNA-methyltransferase, which translates to MNTSELRRGDCLQLLADMPDDSVDIVVTSPPYNQLGKRIPRQGTGMHKTSKFIAKVGAIGYSDDMPEPEYQEWIRCVVRECLRVARGLVWVNHKTRYRDGVGIHPLSFLGEFPLYSEVIWNRKISMAMNAKRFSPAHEYVFGFGEPHYWDDASNRLMSVWSIMPETGKTEHPCPFPEQLVARLIHASCPVNGAVLDPFAGSGTVAAVAVKLGRNAIGFDVNEAYLRGAERRVERAKIQAHFAELVHA; encoded by the coding sequence ATGAACACGAGCGAACTGAGACGCGGCGACTGTCTGCAACTGCTTGCCGATATGCCAGATGATAGCGTGGACATTGTGGTTACGTCGCCGCCCTACAACCAATTGGGCAAACGCATTCCCAGGCAAGGCACTGGGATGCACAAGACCAGCAAGTTCATCGCCAAGGTCGGCGCGATCGGCTACTCCGACGACATGCCCGAGCCAGAGTATCAGGAGTGGATTCGGTGTGTGGTGCGCGAGTGTCTGCGTGTCGCGCGCGGCTTGGTATGGGTAAATCACAAGACGCGCTACCGCGACGGGGTCGGCATCCACCCGCTTTCTTTTCTGGGCGAGTTTCCGCTGTACTCCGAAGTGATCTGGAATCGCAAGATCAGCATGGCGATGAACGCGAAACGCTTCTCGCCCGCGCACGAGTACGTCTTTGGTTTTGGCGAGCCGCATTACTGGGATGATGCGTCGAATCGGCTTATGTCAGTGTGGAGCATTATGCCTGAGACTGGCAAGACCGAACATCCGTGCCCATTCCCCGAACAACTGGTCGCGCGCTTGATTCATGCGTCGTGCCCGGTCAATGGCGCTGTGCTTGATCCGTTCGCCGGCAGCGGCACGGTTGCGGCGGTCGCCGTGAAACTGGGACGCAATGCCATCGGCTTCGACGTGAATGAAGCGTACTTGCGCGGAGCAGAGCGGCGCGTCGAACGCGCCAAGATTCAGGCGCACTTTGCGGAGCTGGTCCATGCTTAA
- a CDS encoding phage tail tape measure protein: MSDEQVQAQGSDSSLNEIIGIDVALDANAGKAVIELVTALQSLDTTLTNLGSKDLGSFSSRFIQQQAAMQASIRATNELLITQRELMGAQATAPAAAQTFPSVAQRLGRDEGGSYASRYATVSEATAIENSVRARLSRSTGESYTPSPITSIRNGVVYENVPFQPRSVYPTGKIVPGYGPGTMDVEGAAELERHNARKAKRIAAAELKAKQVDLGAIPPGAIKFESYEQWDSLRTPYFKRNIEGADYLIPEPVETPKPKKIRGAEAKARSARRVVEDSDLGDVVGSSVGPLDLAARERAGRVGLPGVDLSGKHVVVPHRTQELRSAPEAESSEAKPRRKRRTKAEMQATEERLKQQIRDESAAFVESAERLYPDVEIQDIGGFQVPVRKANNAARNLVTDSGRVLPIPTAPPSPSPNIPPAQPHVAPNIPNALGPSSIPMSVPSWSQTATTRRATQPATPPSVPPTQPPPPLTPGNNTPQGAFSQLPSPPLVDRMLAYKHGVMRSSADFQAMNPETQDQLIQSVLSGYGHEGVFRANKWMPRSWQLSQAEQDILLESPIERTFRQHANPNTGVLNTDAFSNQLARERLGFTVQNWQRAQTMRPDWAKEQARQALLAVPEEEVVKAFTNGTMTAAQMTQLLNDKATAASRTMSGWQRVFNGLEFSMVRSIMVMGVMWGTIQTGGQAVAALTDNFLKLDKASSQAAYASGRSIGEMRGQALDAMITGAKYGQGPTEAINAFTQASRYTKDTSDQQRLVDTSAKMAVMTGGDQAKMMKDLITITRQWNLSTAETTRVLDVSAAAVKNTNANLGDFVESMAQGAIVGKEMGWSLEQTAGMYAGFLQMSGKGAGEATTFFERLTTIGSRPTDLKQLNDIGVYTRDQNGELLRSSQILDQLAAKWSRLSDTQKRMASDSMAGQRQLDNFLVLINNYAKLTDYQKEFANSAGEGERAVTTMMSNISDQAGRVFPAIGALVTAALTPDSETMAWWTNWLRGIADSAGALAAVSSKKGSSPGLKYAMDQGAGFDVAVYEALGWNDSADARLREAIATASKIDNSKYRGYGAERALRLEDAEKELRLDPTSVGMSESEIIREIEGRAATLGWQKKDLRSTSQLWNSIIGAGYRAPEDGAAAINGAPGTSRPSGFEPTAFKFGNLDITKYTRAEVDSLSQMSENLSKQYLAAIAPLDKNGEYAKKIKEEWANTAVVLRLVNGELMTLTGPAAAFLGQTEKIKENLQRPNIQTMPELNKQTAPKLQGYLKQYEGLLTNLGVKQTPQDYLMFGQGGQLYKYFTSSEAMTLAMELLREEIKKNTDEQGKLRGHYNIPTAFGYKPPTPWEYYDKTGARDMGPVNYPWLFKDGPTDKDGKPLIGSVPSGITNTYATTFGASVDRFDVAVTRLLTGASPDGSKSGSASALQTWARGENNVSPASSPAGALRGASALQARAREESQVDGAPYNGRGTYAPGFGFTDFAPTQSRGVDLQDEFRDDIFSKYNFTNQSRSVLASVPLYLNDKDSREGYTEYRERDDGKVEDIAVVLQSAKVGQFRDTSVHEFAHAWFFTMDKAMRDQFVSAARDATKSSTPELAKLISGTKDEELYATIASFIMGDTSKLPASLQGYYSGMFGGLGPMSGVAMSTPTGARGAPSRNNRLNVPYADLITAAANKYGIPQENLAAIIKAESAFKPGAINRASGATGLGQVMPSDTHIIRNGVNYDRMFRDRPTTKQLLDPATNIEWTARILAGNWKRTGSWEGAASRYFGIGRDAQGTTTSQAMRNYTNALAQINGGRPMQVQGIPQTNSALSNISSSNRMMATNMSAMPRMASAMTMMASMASQQVSLLSRIAASVGKPIVVTVQGTGSVSASGAIGKGSAASGTSGMTGANAGPWRK; this comes from the coding sequence ATGAGCGACGAACAAGTTCAGGCACAAGGCAGCGACAGTTCGCTGAATGAAATCATCGGCATTGACGTTGCGTTAGACGCCAATGCGGGCAAGGCAGTCATCGAATTGGTGACTGCCTTGCAATCGTTAGACACCACACTGACCAACCTGGGTAGTAAGGATCTCGGTTCGTTCTCAAGTCGGTTTATTCAGCAACAAGCGGCGATGCAAGCGAGCATCCGCGCGACGAATGAGCTGCTGATTACCCAGCGCGAGTTGATGGGCGCGCAAGCGACTGCGCCCGCCGCCGCGCAAACCTTTCCCTCTGTCGCGCAACGGCTTGGACGTGATGAGGGCGGGAGCTACGCCAGCCGCTACGCTACCGTGTCCGAAGCGACGGCGATTGAAAACTCGGTGCGCGCGCGCCTGTCGCGGAGTACCGGCGAGTCGTACACTCCTTCGCCAATCACGAGTATTCGCAATGGAGTTGTGTACGAGAATGTGCCATTTCAACCGCGCTCGGTCTATCCGACGGGCAAGATCGTTCCTGGGTATGGACCTGGGACGATGGATGTTGAAGGCGCTGCCGAACTCGAACGCCACAATGCGCGGAAAGCCAAGCGTATCGCCGCGGCTGAACTTAAAGCCAAGCAAGTTGATCTTGGCGCGATCCCGCCCGGTGCGATCAAGTTCGAAAGCTATGAGCAATGGGACTCACTACGCACGCCCTACTTCAAACGCAACATCGAGGGTGCGGACTATCTCATTCCCGAACCCGTTGAAACGCCCAAACCCAAGAAAATTCGCGGAGCGGAAGCGAAGGCGCGCTCCGCTCGCCGCGTCGTCGAGGACAGCGACCTGGGTGACGTGGTAGGTTCGTCGGTCGGACCGTTGGACCTTGCCGCGCGCGAACGCGCTGGTAGAGTCGGACTGCCCGGTGTTGACTTGTCGGGCAAACACGTCGTCGTTCCGCACCGCACACAAGAACTCAGGTCAGCGCCCGAAGCCGAATCGAGTGAAGCAAAACCGCGTCGCAAACGCCGAACCAAAGCGGAGATGCAAGCGACAGAAGAAAGACTGAAGCAACAAATCCGCGACGAGTCAGCGGCATTTGTTGAGTCAGCCGAACGTCTATATCCCGACGTTGAAATCCAGGACATTGGCGGATTCCAAGTTCCGGTTCGCAAGGCAAATAACGCGGCGCGAAATCTTGTGACTGACAGCGGCAGAGTGTTGCCTATTCCAACTGCGCCGCCCAGCCCATCGCCGAACATTCCGCCGGCGCAGCCACACGTCGCGCCGAACATTCCGAACGCACTTGGTCCGTCGTCAATCCCAATGAGCGTACCGTCATGGTCGCAGACCGCGACGACTCGGCGCGCAACGCAACCGGCGACACCGCCATCGGTTCCGCCAACTCAGCCGCCCCCTCCGTTGACTCCTGGGAACAACACGCCGCAAGGCGCGTTTTCCCAACTGCCCTCGCCGCCGCTCGTTGACCGCATGTTGGCGTACAAGCATGGCGTCATGCGTTCGAGCGCCGATTTCCAGGCAATGAATCCTGAAACTCAAGATCAGTTGATTCAAAGCGTATTGTCTGGCTATGGGCACGAAGGGGTATTCCGGGCGAACAAGTGGATGCCAAGATCGTGGCAACTCAGCCAAGCCGAGCAAGATATTTTGCTCGAGTCGCCGATTGAAAGAACATTCCGACAACACGCCAATCCAAACACAGGCGTGCTCAATACGGATGCGTTTTCGAATCAGTTGGCGCGCGAGCGACTGGGATTCACTGTGCAAAACTGGCAGCGCGCGCAAACGATGCGTCCCGACTGGGCAAAAGAGCAGGCACGCCAAGCCTTGCTCGCCGTGCCCGAAGAAGAAGTGGTCAAGGCATTCACGAACGGCACGATGACTGCCGCGCAGATGACGCAGTTGTTGAACGACAAAGCCACTGCCGCGTCGCGCACGATGTCGGGTTGGCAGCGGGTCTTCAATGGACTTGAGTTTTCAATGGTGCGTTCCATCATGGTGATGGGCGTCATGTGGGGCACTATTCAAACTGGGGGACAAGCGGTTGCCGCGCTGACGGACAATTTTCTCAAGCTCGACAAAGCATCGTCGCAAGCGGCGTATGCGTCGGGTCGCTCCATCGGCGAGATGCGCGGACAGGCGCTTGACGCGATGATCACTGGCGCGAAGTACGGGCAAGGTCCGACCGAAGCGATCAATGCGTTCACCCAAGCCTCGCGCTACACCAAAGATACGAGCGATCAGCAAAGATTGGTGGATACCAGCGCAAAGATGGCGGTGATGACGGGCGGCGATCAAGCCAAGATGATGAAAGACCTCATCACGATCACGCGCCAGTGGAATTTGTCGACCGCCGAAACGACGCGCGTGCTCGATGTGTCCGCTGCTGCCGTCAAGAACACCAATGCGAATCTCGGCGACTTTGTTGAATCGATGGCGCAAGGCGCAATCGTCGGCAAGGAAATGGGCTGGTCGCTTGAGCAAACCGCTGGGATGTACGCGGGCTTTTTGCAGATGAGCGGCAAGGGCGCGGGTGAAGCGACGACGTTCTTTGAACGCTTGACGACGATCGGTTCGCGTCCGACGGACTTGAAACAACTGAATGACATCGGCGTCTACACGCGCGATCAGAACGGTGAACTGCTGCGTTCGTCGCAGATCCTTGACCAGCTTGCGGCAAAGTGGAGCAGGCTGTCGGATACCCAAAAGCGCATGGCGTCGGACTCGATGGCAGGGCAGCGCCAACTCGACAATTTCTTGGTGCTCATCAACAACTATGCCAAGTTGACGGACTATCAAAAAGAATTCGCCAACTCTGCCGGCGAAGGCGAACGCGCGGTCACGACCATGATGAGCAACATCAGCGATCAAGCGGGTCGCGTGTTCCCGGCTATCGGTGCGCTGGTGACGGCGGCGCTGACGCCTGATAGCGAAACAATGGCGTGGTGGACGAATTGGCTCAGGGGGATTGCCGACTCTGCCGGCGCACTGGCGGCGGTCAGCTCCAAGAAGGGAAGTTCGCCGGGACTCAAGTACGCCATGGACCAGGGTGCGGGCTTTGACGTTGCAGTATACGAAGCACTGGGATGGAATGATTCAGCAGACGCGCGACTCCGCGAAGCCATCGCCACAGCCAGCAAGATTGATAATAGCAAGTATCGCGGTTATGGCGCTGAACGCGCACTGCGCCTGGAAGACGCCGAAAAAGAGTTGCGCTTGGACCCGACTTCGGTTGGCATGTCGGAATCTGAAATCATTCGAGAGATTGAAGGGCGAGCCGCGACCCTGGGTTGGCAGAAAAAGGATCTCCGTTCTACCAGCCAGCTGTGGAATTCGATTATTGGCGCTGGCTATCGTGCGCCCGAAGATGGCGCGGCGGCGATCAATGGTGCGCCCGGCACATCGCGCCCGTCGGGTTTTGAGCCGACTGCGTTCAAGTTCGGCAATCTCGACATCACCAAGTACACGCGCGCCGAAGTGGACTCGCTTTCTCAGATGTCGGAAAACTTGAGCAAACAGTATCTTGCCGCGATTGCGCCGCTCGACAAGAACGGTGAGTACGCCAAAAAGATCAAGGAAGAATGGGCGAACACGGCAGTCGTACTGCGTCTGGTCAATGGCGAATTGATGACGTTGACCGGACCCGCCGCCGCATTCCTGGGTCAGACCGAGAAGATCAAAGAGAATCTTCAGCGACCGAACATCCAAACAATGCCGGAGCTGAACAAGCAAACCGCGCCCAAGCTGCAAGGTTATCTCAAACAATACGAAGGACTGTTGACGAATCTCGGCGTCAAGCAAACTCCGCAAGACTATCTGATGTTCGGACAGGGCGGGCAACTTTACAAGTACTTTACGTCGTCCGAAGCGATGACCTTGGCGATGGAGTTGTTGCGCGAGGAAATCAAAAAGAACACTGACGAGCAAGGCAAGCTGCGCGGGCATTACAACATCCCGACCGCGTTTGGCTACAAGCCGCCGACGCCGTGGGAATACTACGACAAGACGGGCGCGCGCGACATGGGTCCCGTCAACTATCCTTGGCTATTCAAAGATGGTCCGACCGACAAGGACGGCAAGCCGTTGATCGGGTCGGTGCCAAGTGGGATCACAAACACGTATGCCACCACATTCGGCGCATCGGTGGACCGGTTCGACGTGGCAGTGACTCGCTTGCTAACTGGGGCTAGTCCCGACGGCAGCAAAAGCGGGAGCGCGTCGGCGCTCCAAACCTGGGCGCGCGGCGAGAATAACGTTTCCCCGGCGAGTTCGCCGGCGGGCGCGCTGCGCGGCGCATCGGCGCTGCAAGCCCGGGCGCGCGAGGAAAGTCAAGTTGATGGCGCTCCGTACAACGGACGCGGAACTTACGCACCTGGCTTTGGCTTTACCGATTTTGCGCCAACTCAATCGCGTGGAGTTGACCTTCAAGACGAATTCCGCGATGACATTTTCTCGAAATACAACTTTACCAATCAGTCGAGAAGTGTTTTGGCAAGTGTGCCGCTCTATCTGAATGACAAAGATAGCCGCGAAGGATACACGGAATATCGTGAACGCGACGACGGCAAAGTCGAAGACATCGCGGTCGTCCTGCAATCTGCCAAGGTTGGGCAGTTCCGCGATACGTCCGTGCATGAATTTGCTCATGCCTGGTTCTTTACGATGGACAAGGCGATGCGCGACCAATTTGTATCGGCTGCGCGTGATGCGACCAAATCGTCTACCCCCGAACTCGCCAAGCTCATCTCTGGGACGAAGGACGAAGAACTGTATGCGACCATCGCATCATTCATCATGGGTGACACCAGCAAGTTGCCAGCCAGCTTGCAGGGCTATTACAGCGGAATGTTTGGCGGACTTGGACCAATGTCCGGCGTTGCGATGTCCACGCCGACTGGGGCGCGCGGCGCGCCATCCCGCAACAACCGACTCAACGTTCCCTACGCCGATCTCATTACTGCTGCCGCGAACAAGTACGGCATTCCCCAGGAAAACCTTGCCGCGATCATCAAAGCCGAAAGCGCGTTCAAGCCCGGCGCGATCAATCGCGCGAGCGGGGCGACGGGACTAGGGCAAGTGATGCCGAGTGACACTCACATCATCCGTAACGGCGTCAACTACGATCGGATGTTCCGCGACCGACCGACGACCAAGCAACTGCTCGACCCAGCCACGAATATCGAATGGACGGCGCGCATCTTGGCGGGCAACTGGAAACGCACCGGTTCGTGGGAAGGCGCGGCGTCGCGCTACTTTGGGATCGGACGCGACGCCCAAGGCACGACCACCTCGCAAGCGATGCGAAACTACACCAACGCGCTCGCACAGATCAACGGCGGGCGACCGATGCAAGTGCAGGGCATTCCGCAAACCAACTCGGCGCTTTCGAATATCAGTTCGTCCAATCGCATGATGGCGACGAATATGTCGGCGATGCCGCGTATGGCATCGGCGATGACGATGATGGCAAGCATGGCGTCACAGCAAGTCTCGCTCTTGTCGCGCATCGCCGCGTCGGTGGGCAAGCCCATCGTCGTAACGGTGCAAGGCACCGGATCGGTTAGCGCGAGTGGCGCAATCGGCAAGGGAAGCGCCGCGTCAGGCACGAGCGGAATGACTGGCGCGAATGCCGGACCGTGGAGGAAATAA